GTAAATAAGGCAAAACTTTACGTATGGACCaggtacattttattttaaaaactgttttagtAATATATGTACAACATAAAAAACGTACttttaacataaattaaaaaatttttctgcaAATTAATTATGTGCCCATTTTTGGTACACAGGGTCCCGTAGAGAGTTAAAGTCGGTACGGGCCCATATGTACCAAATTTGGACACGTTACTTTTTTACTGAAACAGTATGAGTAGCAAAAAAACATTTGctacatataaaattattaagatCTTGCATGGAATACATGTTGTGGACACCTTTTTAGTACCAGTCATAGCCCGTGCCCGTCCAAATTTTTTAGCAATATCTCTATAGCATAATGAACACCTTCCACGTTACTTGATATCTTTGAGACAGTGATTAGCTTCTGTTCGTTATGATGTCCTGTCATCTAGTTTAGTCAAAGCCAGTACCAGTTCTTCACGAAATTGTGTAATGGACATTTTCTCCCTTGTGACTTGAATAAAAAGGAGATAGGCATTTACAACTCCCGTGTTtgttaataactcaaaaataattttacggTACCACTTGATTCctacaaataaagaaatattattacactttgtttttacaaaaatgcTTCACTTTACAAACCTTTTTGAATCGTAGATGCATATGCTGCTTTCTGGTCAGAGGTATCAATGAAAGATTTACTTTTATTGTATTCCAGTATAGTGGAAGGTTTTTTCACAGTACCTCTTCTCGTAACTATATCTTGCATTTTTGGAACATCTTTAGTGGTCAAGAACAAAATATCTCTTTTATCCCTCCATTTGCCTACAATTACATTTGTGTTGCTCTGCAATGCAGTCATTTCTCCTCTTGTTAACCTAACAGATACAACAGGTGTtggattaaattttcttttcggTCTTAGAGTTCCAATTAAGTGAGTACTAGCTGTATTTAGTTTGTTAGCGAGAGAAACacttgtataaaaattatcagttacCAGCGTTCTGCCACTATTTAGTAAAGATGCCATAAGTTCCATTACCACATCTGTTGCAACACTGGTAGTCCCTGGTCTAGTTGATTTTCCCCCATATAATTTCAGTGTATAAGTATAATCACCATCAGCACATAGTTTGTATACTTTGAGACCATATCTATGACGTTTATTGGGAATGTACTGACGAAATCCAAGTCTACCACGAAATGGAATCATACTCTCATCTATACATACATTTTCTTCCGGAACACACCATTTTTGAAAGTTTGTattcattaattcaataaatgCACTTACTTTGTACAACTTATCCTCTTTATTGTAATTTTGGGTAGTAATACCATTTTTATAGCAAAGGTTATTGCTCCGGTAGTCATGTAATTTGGGTTTTTTTCTAGACCAATCCAAATAGTCAGCTCCAAAAAACATTTTAGCTCTGTGCACGTTAAATCTTTCCAATTAGCAATCAAAgaatgttttgtaatttttccgTCAATGATACCGTCAACTAATTTTTGATGATAGTACTTATTTGATTCCTGAACAAGCAgatctataatattttgatcaacgaataaataataaaaatcaagtGATGTGGTTAGTGTTCTTAGATGTGTAGTAACAGTAATATCTTCTACCGGtttatatgtaaatttattcaatttaaggCGATTTGTCGTTTCCCACTTAATGTTTACATCTGGTGTGTTACGTGAATTATAAGCAGCTAAATCAGAATCAATATTATCTGATTCGACATAACTAGACTCATATCCATCGAGCACAACTCCTTCAATATATCTATTTGTCGATGGAACTGGCTCTGTTGATggtattatatttgatatttttattttttaggtttatcTGAATAAACATATTTTCCTTTCCTTTTATGTACCAAGTCACTGTCATCAGAGTCAATATCACTATCTTCTGGGTCATAACTTTTACCGTACAAACTATCATCGCTataaaaatcactattttctaatatttcttctAGTTCTTTTTGTGTTAAACCTTTTTTTGCCATTATTAAATCAgtattaaaacgattaaattAATAGTATAGATCAAACACAACTTACAACagaatttcaaaatctaaatattttcatagccTCAAAACTCTTCTATATGTCAAATAAGTTATAACCTGATGCAAATGAGTATTTACCCAGGCCCAGACGAATCATCCCGCCGAGCCATTTCAATGTAGCTGTACATCTCTCATCGCCACAGTCGAAAATACAACAGCATAATCTGTGCCCAAATATGACCACACGGTCTGGGAGAAAATTTTGCTGTGCCCCAATTTGGTGCACATGGTCGTTAAAGTGTTAAGTACCTTTCTTTTTGATTCTCTCATAAATTTTCTACCTGAAACATAAGACGAAACTTTTTCTGATATATCAATAGATAACTTTATGATTCTGTTATACAGATTAAAATGTAACTTTTAGTGCATTCTTCTTCCAATTTTACTTTACAAATAGTAacacatatatacaaaattttttatttataaacactTTTAAGCAAGATCCTATAATGgtgtatagttcttccaatatcaattgcagaagacagttatgcgaggatcaatcaatatttcataaatacgcacggcacttaaactaaattaagaaataatttttacttcccgtataaaattcagtaaatatccaacaaaccgtcagtccacgtggactctgTTTACCAATGGAAACATCGCATCGTAAACATAATGCAGTTTTATTGGCCgaagaatacaattataccagtttagaaacattgcgccaagttttgtcagcatgtagttttaaagtcaaaaaaactgaataaacggatagCAATAACagaatcgtcaaggatagttcgatggcgacaagattatttgcgtcagataaaagacaaccgaagttctaatagactcataatttatctagatgaaacagtcacgatgtagtaaatttctGTTGGGTTGACAATAGTTTGAATGATAAAcgcattataattattaatatctgctgaaaaaaatgaagatagaCTGTGCAgttgattatcatgaagatatgacagcagaattatttgaaaagtggtttaatgaatAGCTTTTCCCTAAAATTCCACCACAGTCAGTAATAgttatggacaacgcatcctaCCAGTCACAgcaactccttaagataccaaataatagtagtaacaaagctcaaattttagcatttatgtctgaaaaaaatatttctattcctGTCAGCGATCGCCAGCTAATGAGCACTATACGCGAGTTTCAGTTGTAAGAGGTAATGGTAAAAATCCAGCCATATTCTGTTATAGAATTCACCATTATGTGAACTAGCGTGTGACAGATGTCTTCAGCTGTTCGTCCTAGCCAAAACGCTAACCGGAGGACAGGAATTTTTTAAGAGTCACGAAAACGTTAAAATCGCTGGGATCAATATCAGGGCTATAGTGTGGATTATCCAATAACTCCCAGTCAAATTTCGACAAAACAGCATAGCCCGCATGTGGAC
This portion of the Diorhabda sublineata isolate icDioSubl1.1 chromosome X, icDioSubl1.1, whole genome shotgun sequence genome encodes:
- the LOC130451053 gene encoding piggyBac transposable element-derived protein 4-like, with protein sequence MFFGADYLDWSRKKPKLHDYRSNNLCYKNGITTQNYNKEDKLYKVSAFIELMNTNFQKWCVPEENVCIDESMIPFRGRLGFRQYIPNKRHRYGLKVYKLCADGDYTYTLKLYGGKSTRPGTTSVATDVVMELMASLLNSGRTLVTDNFYTSVSLANKLNTASTHLIGTLRPKRKFNPTPVVSVRLTRGEMTALQSNTNVIVGKWRDKRDILFLTTKDVPKMQDIVTRRGTVKKPSTILEYNKSKSFIDTSDQKAAYASTIQKGIKWYRKIIFELLTNTGVVNAYLLFIQVTREKMSITQFREELVLALTKLDDRTS